The Kribbella sp. NBC_00662 nucleotide sequence CCCTGATCGGCCTCGAGCATGTCGAGTGCGCCGTCGCGCTCACCTCGGTACTCCGAGACCGCGCGGGACCACCGCAGCCAGTCCGACCAGCCGTTGTGCTGGAGCCGCGCCGCGGTGACGTCGACGAGCTCGGTGATGGCCCATTGGAACCGCCACCAGTCCGCGGTGTGCCAGGCGAGCGCCTCCCACCCGACCAGCTTCTTGATGTGCTCCGGGATGTGGCCGAGCTCGCGGAGCTCCTTCGTCATCGCCGGCGTCGCGACACCGAGCTGCCCGCCCGGCTTGAGGAAGCTGGTGAGGTAGGCGAGGTAGTTGTCGGCGGTGCCGAAATACTCGTACGCGTCGACGCACACGATCGCGTCGAAGAAGCCCTTCGCGAACGGCAGCGTATGGGCCTCCGCCTTGAGCGTCACGACCCCGTCCTGGGGAGCGATGTAGGCGGCGGCCTCTGTCGGGTCGACCCACAGGTCCGCGGCCCACACCTGTACGCCGTACTCCTTCGCCAGGAAGACTGCGGTCGCGCCCTTCCCGGATCCGAGATCGAGCACCCGCATGCCGGGCCGCAGCTCGAGCTCGCGCGCGAGATCCTCCAGCAACCACAGGGGATTCGGGCCCATGTCGCCGGACAGCAACCACTCGGCGTCGTACTCGTTGGCCCGCGGATAGTACTCGTGCTTCAGTTCCACCACACGCACAGGGTAGCGGTGTCAAAACGGGGTGTGCTCGGGTTTTTCGTCGAGCAGAGTGGGTGAATGGTTGATCTTGATCCGTTGATTCATGAGTTCTATCGGGACCGGTACGTCGAGGACGATCGGCTGATCCGGTCCGGGCACGGCCGGCTGGAGTTCGTGCGGACCCAGGAGCTGCTCCGGAGATGGCTGCCGCCCGCGTCCGACGTACTCGATGTGGGCGGCGCGACCGGGATCCACGCGCGCTGGCTCGCCGAGGACGGTCACCGGGTCACGCTCGTCGACCCGGTCGTGGAACATGTCGAGCAGGCAGCCGCCGTCGGCACGTTCGGCGCGGAGGTGGGTGACGCCCGGCAACTCCGGCAGGTCGACGCGAGCGTGGATGTCACGCTCCTCCTCGGTCCGCTCTATCACCTGGTCGAGGCGTCCGACCGTGCCCTGGCCCTGTCCGAGGCGCGCCGGGTGACACGCCCCGGCGGCTTGGTGATCGCGGCCGGGATCAACAGGTACGGCGGTCTGATCGAGGCCGGAAGCAATGGTTTCCTCAGCCCGGAGAACCTGCATCTGTTCACCGAACCTTTCGCCTCCGGCCGCAACGACGGCAAGTCCGGTTTCACCGTCGCGTACTTCCACCATGCCGACGAGCTGGCCACCGAGTTCACCACTGCCGGACTCACCGACGTCGACGTCCTCGGTGTCGAAGGCCCCGCCGCCAACATCCTGCAGAACACCGCGGGCGAAGCCGCCGAATCGCTCCTGCCGTCCGCCGTCCTCCTGGCTCGCCAGGTCGAGTCCGACCCAAGGCTCATCTCCGCCGGCTTCCACTTCCTCGCTCGCGGCACCCGCTGACGCCGCGATGCCTCTTCGGGCAGAGCTGTCCAGGGGGTGACGGTCGCGAAACGATGTCAATAGCTGCAACTCGGTTCCGGGGGTGGCGGTCCAGGCCGTAATATCGGCGGTCGGCCGGCACTTGGGGTGTTCCGGCCGTTCTGGTGAATGGGTGGGACCGGCGTGGGGCCGGTACTGGGGAGAAGCGGGGAAGTCATGGCCGACAAGCCGGCACCCAAGCCTGGTCATTTCCTGCCTGGCGGCGAGGGTGAGCAGGGGACTCCGGACGTGCAGCGTCCGAGCGCGGCCTCGGCATCCGCACCGCTGGCCGCGCCGACGCCGCGACTGGGTGGCGAGGCTCCGCCGACTCCGCCCCAGCTGCAGGGCACCCGGATCGACTCTCGGCGTACGACGTTGTCCGGCAGCCGGCTCGGACCGCCGGCGGCCGACGACCCGGCGGCTGCCGCGTACCAGGCGGTGTTCCACCCGCAGCCGATCCCGTTCGACCCGACGAAGCGGCGGTCCAAGGGCCTGGTCGCGCTGATCGTGGTCGCCGCGCTGCTGTTCGTCGCCGGTGGCGTGACGTTCGCGGCCAAGGTGATCTCGTCCGACAAGTTCAGCGTGAATCCGCTGGTCACGCCGTCCGTGAAGCCGACCGGCGGCGAGCCGACGACCACCGAGCCCCCGGTCGGGAAGGGGACGCCGGACGCCGACATCGTCGGCAAGAACGCGATCTACGCGGCCGGGGCGATGCCGGTGGTGAAGTGCCAGGAGCCCGCGTTCCGGCCGACGTCGATGGAGAACGTGCGCTCGTACTACGAGGCGCTGACGGCATGTATGGACAAGGCCTGGAAGCCGATCGTGACCAAGGCCGGGTTCGAGTTCCGGTCGCCGCGGCTGATCATCTACAACGAGGGCGACGAGACGGCCTGCGGCGTACAGAAGGACCTCGCGCTGTACTGCCAGGACGACCAGGGCGGCAGCGCGACGATGCCGTGGCAGAAGATCGTCGAGGACTACCCGAAGCACAAGGCCGAGATCCGCGCGGAGATGGCGCAGTCGTTCGCGTTCGTGTACGGCGTCCACGTGCAGAACCTGACCGGGATGGCCGAGGCGTCCGACAACCTCGCCGACGTCGCCGCGAACAAGACCAAGCAGTTCGAGCAGCAGCGGCGGGCCGCCCTGCAGGCGTACTGCTTCGGTGCGGTGTTCTTCGGCGCGGCCAAGAACAGCTTCCCACTGCGCGGCGAGCTGCTGAACCAGTGGAACGGGCTGATCCAGCGCCGCGGCGACGACGTGACCAAGGACAAAACCCCCGACCACGGCTCGAGCAAAAGCCTGGCCCTGTGGATGAACCAGGGCTTCGCGACAACCAACCCGGGCAGCTGCAACACTTTCGTCGCAGCATCCGCGAAGGTCAGCTGAGCGAGATGGGAATGGCCGATGCCTGAGTCCGAGGACGGTACGCCGAAGCCGGGACACTTCCTGCCCGGCGGCAGCGAGGAGCCCGTCGCCGGGACGCGTCCGCTGATCCTGAAGAGCCGCCAACCCGACGGCCTCGGCAAGGCGCGTTCGGTCGCGCTCGACGACGCCCCGCTACGCCGCAAGGCCCGCCCGATCCCGACCGAACCGGGCACGACGAGCGAGTACAGCGGCCCACCGGTCGCACCGCTCACCGGCGCCCCGCTGACCCCGCTCACCGGCACCCGCCGGATCGGCGGCCCCCGGTCGACGGGCTGGCACAAGAACCCGTCCCGCGGCGTACCGCAGTTCTCGACCGAACCACCACCGGTCAAACCGCCACGCCACTACTCCCGCCGCGTGATCGCCGGTCTCTCGGCCCTGGTCCTCGTCATGCTCACCGGCGCCACCGTCGCCGGCTTCAAACTGATCAACTCCTACGACACCAGGGTCGACAACCCCCTCTCGCAGCCGTCGGTGAAGAAGTCCCAGGTCCCCATCCCGATCCCCCCGGACCCGACGGTCACCGTCACCGTCCCGGGGATCCCGGACATGGTCCGCCTGCAGAAGAACAAGATCTACACGTCGGGCAAGGTCGCGGCGGTCAGCTGCAAGGAGCCGGCGATCAAGCCGGACTCGCAGTCCGCGATCCTGCGCTACTACCAGGCGCTGTTGCCCTGTCTGAACAAGGCGTGGGAGCCGATCGTCAAGCGGGCCGGGTACGACTTCCGGGCGCCGAAACTGAGGCTGCAGACCAGCCAGGCCACGTCCGAGGACACCTGCACCGGTGAGTCGGACACGGCGTTCTACTGCGGTTACGACGAGAGCATCAACATCAGCTGGAAGCACGACCTCGCGAACTACAAGGACAGCCCGGAAGGTGCCCGGGTCTGGATGCTCGACACGATGGCGCACGAGTACGGCCACCACGTGCAGGAGATGACCGAGATGCTCACCGCGGAGACCTCCCGCGAGGGCTGGACGAACTCCAAGGCGATGAAGCTCGAGTGGTCGCGCCGCCTGGAACTGCAGGCGACGTGCTTCGGCGCGGCCTTCCTCGGCGCCAACAAGAAGCCACTCGGGTTGTCCGGGGAGAAGCTGCGGCTCTGGCAGTGGGAGGTGCAGCACTCCGGCGACGAGTACAACCCGAAGAAGGTCCGCGACCACGGCTCCCGCAAGAGCAACTGGGCCTGGTCCGACCCCGGTTTCAAATCCGCCAGCCCGGCCTCCTGCAACACCTTCTCGGCCCCCGCCACCAAGGTGAGCTGATGCACCGCGGACCGGCGGTGGCGCTGGTCGCGGCGGTTTTGGTGTTGGCCGGGTGTGCGCCGTCGCGTGCGCCTGTCGCCACATCGACACCGTCCACGACGGCACCGTCGACGACAACACTGCCCACGACGACGCCCTCCGCGACGGTCCCGCTGGTGACCCCGACGCCAAAACCCAGCCGAGCACCGGTTCCGTCGAAGACCGTGCGGGTTCGGCCGAAGGCACCGGAGCCGACCCCGACGTACCGATCGTTGGAGAAGACCTACCTGGTCCGCAACAAGATCTACTCGGCCGGTCGGGTTCCGGCGGTCACCTGTGCGGTGCCAGAGATCGCGCTGAGGACGCGTAAGGAAGTGCAGCAGTACGCGAGTGCGGTCCTGGGCTGTCTCCAGCGAGCCTGGAAGCCAGTTGTCGAGCGTTCGGACGTCGAGTTCACCTCCGCAAAGGTGTACGCCGTCAACGCCGGCTCGACGACCCGCTGCGGGATCCTCACCAAGGAGGTCGGCGGCTTCTACTGCGCGGACGGCTCCGGCATCTATCTCGACTGGCGGGGGCTCGTCGAAGACGACGTGTACAACCGGGTGTGGGCCGGGGTGTACCTCCAGTACACGATGGCGCACGAGTTCGGTCACCATGTGCAGCAGCTGGTCGGAATCTCGGAGTACTACGACGAACGTTCGGAACGCATCAAGGGTGCGCGTGGCCTGCAGGAGATGCGTCGGCACGAACTGCAGGCGTCCTGCTTCGCGTCCGCGTTCCTCGGCGCGAATCAGCAGACGCTGGGCCTGTACGACGCCAAGCTCCAGGCCTACCGGGACGCGGCGTACTCCGGCGACGACGACCCACCGGCATCCACACCGGACCACGGATCCCGCGAGAGCAGCACCGCCTGGGCCAACGCCGCCTTCACATCCCAATCCCCCTCCGCCTGCAACACCTGGTCCGTCCCTGCCGGCAAGGTCACCTGACATGCGGAAACACCTGGCTCTCGCAGTGGGCGCCACGATGGTTGTGCTGTTCGCCGCAGCTTGTACATCAAACACTGCGCCCGCGCCCGTAGCAGCGGACTCGGCGCCGACATCAACACCGACTCCGACGCCAACTCCTACACCGGCGGGGACGCCCCGGGCGGTACAGCCAGTGGTTACGCCGACCTCGACGGCTGATCCGCTTCTCGTCGAGAACGGGCTGTACACAGCTGGAAAGGTGCGCGGGGTGCGGTGCGTGGTGCCGGGCGTGGCACCGAAGGACAACGCAGGGATTCTCCGGTACGCGCGGACGCTGGTGGACTGTTTGAATCGGGCTTGGGCGCCGCTGGTGCCGCACGCGGACGCCGAGTTCGAGCCGGCCGCCGTCGTCGCTTTCGGAAGTGGCGGATGTGATCCCGCGGTGGACGACGACGGCCGCGGGGCGTACTACGACCCGGGAGGGATGGCCATCTGCCTCGGCTGGCACCCGTTCGCGGTCGAGGAGGCAGGCTGGCGAACAATCCGGCTCCTACACACGCTCGCGCACGAGTACGGTCATCACCTGCAGCAGTT carries:
- a CDS encoding cyclopropane-fatty-acyl-phospholipid synthase family protein gives rise to the protein MVELKHEYYPRANEYDAEWLLSGDMGPNPLWLLEDLARELELRPGMRVLDLGSGKGATAVFLAKEYGVQVWAADLWVDPTEAAAYIAPQDGVVTLKAEAHTLPFAKGFFDAIVCVDAYEYFGTADNYLAYLTSFLKPGGQLGVATPAMTKELRELGHIPEHIKKLVGWEALAWHTADWWRFQWAITELVDVTAARLQHNGWSDWLRWSRAVSEYRGERDGALDMLEADQGEYLTFAILAARKR
- a CDS encoding neutral zinc metallopeptidase, giving the protein MTPTPKPSRAPVPSKTVRVRPKAPEPTPTYRSLEKTYLVRNKIYSAGRVPAVTCAVPEIALRTRKEVQQYASAVLGCLQRAWKPVVERSDVEFTSAKVYAVNAGSTTRCGILTKEVGGFYCADGSGIYLDWRGLVEDDVYNRVWAGVYLQYTMAHEFGHHVQQLVGISEYYDERSERIKGARGLQEMRRHELQASCFASAFLGANQQTLGLYDAKLQAYRDAAYSGDDDPPASTPDHGSRESSTAWANAAFTSQSPSACNTWSVPAGKVT
- a CDS encoding neutral zinc metallopeptidase → MADKPAPKPGHFLPGGEGEQGTPDVQRPSAASASAPLAAPTPRLGGEAPPTPPQLQGTRIDSRRTTLSGSRLGPPAADDPAAAAYQAVFHPQPIPFDPTKRRSKGLVALIVVAALLFVAGGVTFAAKVISSDKFSVNPLVTPSVKPTGGEPTTTEPPVGKGTPDADIVGKNAIYAAGAMPVVKCQEPAFRPTSMENVRSYYEALTACMDKAWKPIVTKAGFEFRSPRLIIYNEGDETACGVQKDLALYCQDDQGGSATMPWQKIVEDYPKHKAEIRAEMAQSFAFVYGVHVQNLTGMAEASDNLADVAANKTKQFEQQRRAALQAYCFGAVFFGAAKNSFPLRGELLNQWNGLIQRRGDDVTKDKTPDHGSSKSLALWMNQGFATTNPGSCNTFVAASAKVS
- a CDS encoding neutral zinc metallopeptidase codes for the protein MPESEDGTPKPGHFLPGGSEEPVAGTRPLILKSRQPDGLGKARSVALDDAPLRRKARPIPTEPGTTSEYSGPPVAPLTGAPLTPLTGTRRIGGPRSTGWHKNPSRGVPQFSTEPPPVKPPRHYSRRVIAGLSALVLVMLTGATVAGFKLINSYDTRVDNPLSQPSVKKSQVPIPIPPDPTVTVTVPGIPDMVRLQKNKIYTSGKVAAVSCKEPAIKPDSQSAILRYYQALLPCLNKAWEPIVKRAGYDFRAPKLRLQTSQATSEDTCTGESDTAFYCGYDESINISWKHDLANYKDSPEGARVWMLDTMAHEYGHHVQEMTEMLTAETSREGWTNSKAMKLEWSRRLELQATCFGAAFLGANKKPLGLSGEKLRLWQWEVQHSGDEYNPKKVRDHGSRKSNWAWSDPGFKSASPASCNTFSAPATKVS
- a CDS encoding class I SAM-dependent methyltransferase, producing MVDLDPLIHEFYRDRYVEDDRLIRSGHGRLEFVRTQELLRRWLPPASDVLDVGGATGIHARWLAEDGHRVTLVDPVVEHVEQAAAVGTFGAEVGDARQLRQVDASVDVTLLLGPLYHLVEASDRALALSEARRVTRPGGLVIAAGINRYGGLIEAGSNGFLSPENLHLFTEPFASGRNDGKSGFTVAYFHHADELATEFTTAGLTDVDVLGVEGPAANILQNTAGEAAESLLPSAVLLARQVESDPRLISAGFHFLARGTR